The genomic window CCTAAAATAGCATTTCGAAAACCACTTTACCTACTGATAACACTTGCTTTATTCTAATTTTGAAAACCATTGTGCAACAGGATGCTGTCAAAGCAGATGCTGGTCATGTTGGAGTTGAAAAATACATTGAAGAAACTTTTGACAGTTGGGCAATATTCAGGCCACAGTATATGTTAGGGTCTGGAAACAACAAAGATTGTGAAGAGTGGTTCTTTGACAGTAAGTGGAAAAATTCTTAAACATGTTTTATTAAATTAGTTTAAACCTTTAATCCATATGAAGCTTTCTTTTTCATCCTATAGCTAGTCTTATCTCTGAAATTTTTTGCTAATTTAGATCTTATTAAAGAAATGTGTATATTTCCATTTGTAGGGATTGTTCGGGACAGACCTGTGCTAATTCCTGGCTCAGGATTACAACTCACCAACATAGCTCATGTTAGAGACTTGTCTGCAATTCTAACTCTAGCTGTTGAGAACCCAGATGCTGCAAGTCATAGCATTTTCAACTTAGTTAGTGACCGCGCAGTGACTCTAAATGGAATCGCCAAATTATGTGCACAAGCTGCAGGGCGCCCAGTTAACATTGTGCATTACGATCCAAAAGCTATTGGAATTGATGCAAAGAAAGCTTTCCCTTTCCGTGCTGTGGTAGTTACTAGTACCTATCTTCTAATCTACATTATAATCTTATTGCATAATGCACGAATACACCTATAGACTATATAGAGTATAGAATAAGGTAGTAACTAATAGTAATACCCCCTTGCTGTCACTGAAAATTTAAGGAACTGCTTATACTTCCACAAATCACTGAACAGATCAAACACATCAGTTATAACTTATATCTCAACTGAAGGAACTGTGTTTTTGGGTATTTTTCAAGTTTGAAATATACAATACTCATAGTTATTATAGTTTAACAATTTATATGAACTATGTATGATGCAGCACTTCTATGCTGAACCTAGAGCAGCCAAAACTAAGTTGGGATGGAGTTCAACAACAAACCTCCCTGAAGACCTAAAGGAACGATTTGAGGAGTACGTAAAGATCGGGAGAGACAAGAAGGACATTAAATTTGAGCTAGATGATAAGATATTAGAGGCATTGAAAGTTCCTGTGCCTGTTTGATCCATCCATGTCCTAAATGTAAAATGATCAAAAAAGATTGTATGATTTCCTGTTACATGAATTGAATGATGTGGTATTAAAGAGTTACTTCTTATTTTCTCATTAACATGAACAAAAAAGTAACCTGTTGGGCAGCTCAATTACAACATCATAACTAAAGTACTTTAGAAATTCATTCGCAGATATAATTAAACAATAACGAAAGAAACACTGATCTTTAATACTATTAGTAATAAACAGCCAACGTGTGAAATCACAAACCAACAGAATGGCATcgaaaaatatcaaataaactTTGCAGAGGAAATTAGATACAGATTATATACACAACCCATGGAGGAAATATCAAGTAAACTTTGCAGAAGAAAATATctgaaaaatgaaatgaatagaATACGGGcaacaatgttttttttcttgacaAGGTAGTTGACAGTGTTATTTTATAGCAAATGAACAAAAATTTTAACATCTAAACTTTGTTTTGCGACTTATGGTGCCACAATGGCATGTGGCACTTCACAAGTTGCTACAATTGGCACAAAATCTGTCACGTCATTCCATTATGGCTGTCAAAATATAGTTTGGGCCAAGTTTATGacagaaaaattgaaaaacaattcCTTCAAACAGATTCATGCAAAATATTACCACTATTTCAATTCCGCTCATGATCGTGAAAATCAAAATCCATGTGCTCAACAAGCTCTATATTTGttgatttcaaaaaaaatctgtgACAGTAGATTTTGAATAAAATGTCATTGCAATTGGTTTATGTTGTTTGTAGCCTGAGCATAATTATGCTGCAATCCTTAAGTAATAATCTGCATATAGAATCAATTGCAACTATATAAGCATGACCAAGCAATCAAATGTAGTAATCTGCTTATGGAATCAATTGCAAATATTTAAGCATGACCTAGCAATCAAAGGTAATAAATTGCCAGCAAATGGCACAATAAAGCCCAAAAAAATCTACAGCTAATACCATTTGCCCATTTCTAGTCTTGCCAGATATTAAGAGCATATAACTGGTAAACATCAAAAAAGCAAGTTTCGGATAGAAGATCTAAAATACAAAAGATTAAAGCTCTAGCTGCTTAGTATGAAACAAGTATGTCTATCGCAAATATTAATTGGCCTACAAATTAATCTGAAGGAAACGCATGCCAAAGTCCGATGAATCTTCTTAAATTTCAAGGCCTTTCAGTTTTGATTCCAATTCATCATTATCAAAATCTTCAGCTTCTTCATCAATGTCCTCTCCTTCAGGATCATTCTCATCCAAAGGACCCAGCATGTCAGGtgagtttttaaatattttcttcaacTCATCAATCCCTTCATCAGAAATGAAGTTAGCATTAATATTTAGCAACTTAAATCCAGGTTTCTGAACAACAGCTTCAGCCAACAGCTTGGCTCCCGACCATGTGATCAAATTTGTACTCAGATCAACTTCATTTAATTGCCCATGACCTCCTTCCAATGCCTTACTGATTAAGGCTGCACCTTCATCCTTCAATTCATTCTCAGATAAATTTAACTTGGTGAGGAACTGCTTCGATGATACACAGGCAGCCACAGAAACAGCAGCTGTTGCAGAAATGTCATTCCCAGCCATATCCAAAATTTCCAGTGATGGGGCAGATTCCTTCAGAGCATTAGCAAGTGCTTCTGCACCCTCATCCTCTAAGTTCAAATAACTGAGATATATCTCTCTAAGATCAGCAAATAAGGGTATAACTTTACTTAGAGCAACTCCAGCTTCCACACCAAACATGTTGTCCCGCAAATCAAGCTTCTTCAAGTGCGTGCAAGCCCCAAGCGCTTCAGCAAGAGCAACTCCGCCTTCAGAGCCTACTCTGGTAGATGAACACCGAAAATCTTCCAAAGCTGGGGAACGTTTCACAACTTCAGCTATTGCAAATGCTCCTTCATCTCCAGTCATGTTATTATGGAAATGAAGAACCTTAAGCTTCTCAGTGGAAGGAATCAATTCAGCAACTGCTTTTGCAGCTTCCTCTGATATACCATCATTCATCAAATAAAGCTCTTCCAAGTCATTTTGTGATTTTAGGAGTGACCGGAATGCTCTAACCCCCTTTTCACCCATGGCATTATTTGACAGGTTAAGATATCTCAAAACAGAACCTTCTAGTGCAGAAGAAAATATATTCATCACATCAAGAGCCTCTGCTTCTGGTCTCCCGGCAATAAAATCTGATAGATCCACCTCTTTCAGTTGATCTTTAATTGATATTAGGATGGGTCCAGCAACATTAGCAGCATCAAAACCAAAACTTCTATTGCTGAAACATATCTTTGTAAAAGAGCTTGGTGCCATCAATGGTTTCAGAAGTTCTGAAGCTTCCTCCTTGTCAATAAAAGCTCTGCGACCCCCAGATATGTCAAAAACAGTTTCAACAATAGCACCAGCCTTTTCAGATGCCAATTCCCCATTCTCCTTGCTTCTTGGTCCTCTTTTCAAAACCTCCAACATAAGCTTACTCGATTCCTTGGCATAGATTTGCACAGCAGAACTCCCATCACCATCAGACTCCTTTTCAAAGTGTTGGGTTGCAGTCACAAAAGCTGCATCCTCAATTTCCTTTGCATCCACCTCAGCCTCTTCTTTGCTAAGAAGTCCATACTTTctagagaaaattgatggaGTTATGAGGTTCTTGGTCATTCGTTCAACCAACATCAACCTAGTACTCTGGGTTGGAGGCCATAATTTGATCGAAAGTGATCGATGTTGGTATGACTGCGCTGTAGAATCCATATCAAGAGACCCTGAAACCAAGTATGccaacaaaattttcatttaaagTTTTCCGAATCATGATCTTCACTATTGTTTATAAAACAATAGAAGACAAAACTGCTTGTGAAAATTCATTAATTTGCACATTTTAATAATAACTGTACAgtataaaatcaaaatcaaagaaCTTCGATATACATCTACAATCTACTATAGGCATACATCTTTGCAACACTAGGGTAATAAAGACTAACTACAAATTTCAtataaaaacactaaaaaagcATCCACAATATAAACATTATCGAGCAGACCAGAGACCTTGGGCCATTTAAAAACAAGGAGACAGTTAAAATCAACTCTATATGATATCCGgaactttaaaaattaaattaacggATCGATTATCTCAGATCGAAGTTCAAGCGATCGATTCACAGCCACAATTTGAACATTGAATATCAAGATTTTTTATATCTAAGCGGCCGGCATCACCCTATTTGACTACAATCCTAAGCAATAAAACAATAGTGTGACACAATCACAATTTAAAACATTCATTTCAGAAATAAATGTAATTTCAACATTTAAAGTGAACAAACAGTACTAGGGTGAGTGTGCGCTCTGAGTATTCAGAAATGTAATTCAAACTTGAGAAGAATTGAACTAAAGATGAAAAATCCATGAATCGAAACATTGTTAAATTTTCTGAAAAATTACAGAAAACTACACAAATAAACTATGACAatacaaaaaccctaaaattggagacagaaataaaattaaataaaaacaaaaagtaatcGAGAACAAACACAGTGGAGAAAGAATCAAAGAAACACAGAAATGGATCTAGTACCTGAGTGAGAAATTGAGGATGCAGTGATGAAGAGGAAAATGAAACCCTAGAAAAAGATAAAGTCTGCAGCAGAGAGAAGATTTTTGAaatgatgataatgataattAGTTGGAGCCTTTTATGGTTTTTGCTGGAGCggggaaaaataaaaattaaattaatgttttctttttttgaaatgaaaatttaaaatgaaaataaaaataaaatatggtaAAGCGTGCGCGTGGAAAAACTGGAGGGaaatgattgaaaaaaaaaatgcgaTGGATCAAAATCAAATCATATCCAGCTTTTTTTAAACGCCaccattgaattgaattgaaacaCCAAGCGTGGATTTTCCGCTTCCTC from Trifolium pratense cultivar HEN17-A07 linkage group LG1, ARS_RC_1.1, whole genome shotgun sequence includes these protein-coding regions:
- the LOC123903056 gene encoding RAN GTPase-activating protein 1-like, with translation MDSTAQSYQHRSLSIKLWPPTQSTRLMLVERMTKNLITPSIFSRKYGLLSKEEAEVDAKEIEDAAFVTATQHFEKESDGDGSSAVQIYAKESSKLMLEVLKRGPRSKENGELASEKAGAIVETVFDISGGRRAFIDKEEASELLKPLMAPSSFTKICFSNRSFGFDAANVAGPILISIKDQLKEVDLSDFIAGRPEAEALDVMNIFSSALEGSVLRYLNLSNNAMGEKGVRAFRSLLKSQNDLEELYLMNDGISEEAAKAVAELIPSTEKLKVLHFHNNMTGDEGAFAIAEVVKRSPALEDFRCSSTRVGSEGGVALAEALGACTHLKKLDLRDNMFGVEAGVALSKVIPLFADLREIYLSYLNLEDEGAEALANALKESAPSLEILDMAGNDISATAAVSVAACVSSKQFLTKLNLSENELKDEGAALISKALEGGHGQLNEVDLSTNLITWSGAKLLAEAVVQKPGFKLLNINANFISDEGIDELKKIFKNSPDMLGPLDENDPEGEDIDEEAEDFDNDELESKLKGLEI